From Solwaraspora sp. WMMD1047, the proteins below share one genomic window:
- a CDS encoding beta-galactosidase, which yields MGQSSQSSGSALAAAPPLGPARPIPRLDRLGYGGDYNPEQWPEQVWAEDAELMRTAGVNLVSVGIFAWALLEPTPGRYEFDWLDRVLDLLHDHQISVDLATPTAVPPAWFRRRHPAATLVNADGVRLGGGARQSFCPSSPAYAQASAAITEQLARRYADHPALVLWHSHNEFGGANALCYCPTSAEAFRAWLRERYPDLAALNDAWGTTFWGQRYGDWAEIEPPTTAPTSVNPAQQLDFLRFSSDAHLANFRRERDILHRLSPGVPVTTNFMLANCKTLDYWRWAAEVDVVSNDHYLRAEEPDNHIELAMCADLTRSVAGGAPWLLMEHSTGAVNWQPRNIAKRPGELRRNSLSHLARGAESALFFQWRASAFGAEKFHSAMLPHGGTGTRIWREVVALGADLPRLEPLRGTRVAADVAVLWDWPSWWALELDWRPSVDLNYRDRMAAYYERLWRDGVTVDFAHPESPLDAYRLVVVPSLYLTTAAAAANLRRYVAAGGTLLVSYFSGIVDGNDAVHPGGHPGALRDLLGVTVEEFLPLRTGESVRLGGGTSPAGDPLTAGGPPLTGDVWAEALVPAGAETVLSYLDGPAAGGPAVTRHGYGAGHAWYVSTRLGAAELAPVLTGAYRDAGLVPPAGLPAGLELVRRIGPDGAEFLVAINHADREARLPAAGVELLTGADCDGSLTVPAGEVRVLRR from the coding sequence ATGGGTCAGTCATCGCAGTCGTCGGGATCAGCCCTGGCCGCCGCGCCGCCCCTCGGGCCGGCGCGGCCGATCCCCCGGCTGGACCGGCTCGGTTACGGCGGCGACTACAACCCCGAACAGTGGCCGGAGCAGGTCTGGGCCGAGGACGCCGAGCTGATGCGGACGGCCGGGGTCAACCTGGTCAGCGTCGGCATCTTCGCCTGGGCGCTGCTGGAGCCGACGCCGGGCCGGTACGAGTTCGACTGGCTGGACCGCGTGCTCGACCTGCTGCACGACCACCAGATCTCGGTCGACCTGGCCACCCCGACCGCCGTACCGCCGGCCTGGTTCCGCCGCCGACACCCGGCGGCGACCCTGGTCAACGCCGACGGGGTACGCCTCGGCGGCGGCGCCCGCCAGTCGTTCTGCCCCAGCTCACCCGCGTACGCGCAGGCGTCCGCCGCGATCACCGAACAGCTCGCCCGCCGGTACGCCGACCACCCGGCCCTGGTGCTCTGGCACTCGCACAACGAGTTCGGCGGGGCCAACGCGCTCTGCTACTGCCCCACCTCGGCCGAGGCGTTCCGCGCCTGGCTGCGCGAGCGCTACCCCGACCTGGCCGCGCTCAACGACGCCTGGGGCACCACCTTCTGGGGCCAGCGCTACGGCGACTGGGCCGAGATCGAACCGCCGACCACGGCCCCGACCTCGGTGAATCCCGCCCAGCAGCTCGACTTCCTGCGGTTCTCCTCCGACGCGCACCTGGCCAACTTCCGCCGCGAGCGCGACATCCTGCACCGGCTGTCGCCGGGGGTGCCGGTGACCACCAACTTCATGCTGGCCAACTGCAAGACGCTCGACTACTGGCGGTGGGCGGCCGAGGTGGACGTGGTCTCCAACGACCACTACCTGCGGGCCGAGGAGCCCGACAACCACATCGAGCTGGCGATGTGCGCCGACCTGACCCGGTCGGTGGCCGGCGGGGCGCCGTGGCTCCTGATGGAGCACTCCACCGGCGCGGTCAACTGGCAGCCCCGCAACATCGCCAAGCGCCCCGGCGAGCTGCGCCGCAACAGCCTGTCGCACCTGGCCCGGGGGGCCGAGTCGGCGCTGTTCTTCCAGTGGCGGGCCTCGGCGTTCGGCGCCGAGAAGTTCCACTCCGCGATGCTGCCGCACGGCGGCACCGGCACCCGGATCTGGCGCGAGGTGGTGGCGCTCGGCGCCGACCTGCCCCGGCTCGAACCGCTGCGCGGCACCCGGGTCGCCGCCGACGTGGCGGTGCTCTGGGACTGGCCGTCCTGGTGGGCGTTGGAGCTGGACTGGCGGCCCTCGGTGGACCTGAACTACCGGGACCGGATGGCCGCCTACTACGAGCGGCTCTGGCGCGACGGGGTCACCGTCGACTTCGCCCACCCGGAGTCGCCCCTGGACGCGTACCGGCTGGTGGTGGTGCCGAGCCTGTACCTGACGACGGCCGCGGCGGCGGCGAATCTGCGCCGCTACGTGGCAGCCGGCGGGACGCTGCTGGTCTCCTACTTCTCCGGCATCGTGGACGGCAACGACGCCGTACACCCGGGCGGCCACCCCGGCGCGCTGCGGGACCTGCTGGGGGTGACGGTGGAGGAGTTCCTGCCGCTGCGCACCGGCGAGTCGGTCCGGCTCGGCGGCGGCACGTCGCCGGCCGGCGACCCGCTGACGGCCGGTGGTCCGCCGTTGACCGGGGACGTATGGGCGGAGGCGCTGGTGCCGGCCGGGGCCGAGACCGTGCTGAGCTACCTGGACGGTCCGGCGGCCGGCGGCCCGGCGGTCACCCGGCACGGGTACGGCGCCGGCCACGCCTGGTACGTCTCCACCCGGCTCGGCGCCGCCGAGCTGGCCCCGGTGCTGACCGGGGCCTACCGGGACGCCGGTCTGGTCCCGCCGGCCGGGCTGCCGGCCGGGCTGGAGCTGGTCCGCCGGATCGGGCCGGACGGCGCCGAGTTCCTGGTCGCGATCAACCACGCCGACCGGGAGGCCCGGCTGCCGGCCGCCGGGGTGGAGCTGCTCACCGGCGCCGACTGCGACGGTTCGCTGACGGTACCGGCCGGCGAGGTGCGGGTGCTGCGCCGCTAG